The DNA sequence TTATCTACCTTGATTGAGATGTAATGATAACAAGATAGGAGTTCGGATCTTTAGGATTCGTGCGTATGATTGATAGGATGAAGACCAACGATCGATCGGGACCGTCCATAGGATCGATCATGGACCATCCATCCACACGCGTGGAGAAATCGGACGTGTCCGCACGGGCCACTCAGGTGCTATTTAACGTCCACGAGTCTCTCGATGGTTCGCGATTCGAACGCACGCACGTGCACACGTAAGCGCGCCGCTTGGCTTGCCTTCTCCTGCAAGGAGTCGGACTTCGGTGGTTCGCCGATTTAATCCCACCTTTGCGGTCTCATAGCAGCTGCAGcaactcctcctcctcatcatccaAATCTGCGTCGATTTCTTCGCGTTCCGTCGATCCGATTCTTTATTGGGAGGGAAAGGGCGAATCGCACAGGGGAGTGGCTTGATTCGATCCGATcgacatggatttcgagcttcggGTGGCGAGGGAGAAGTTGGAGAGGGAGCAGAGGGCGCGCAAGGAGCGGGCCAAGGCCAAGCTCGAGCGGGAGAGGCGAGCCAAAGCCGAGGCTGCCCGCCAACGCGACGCCATCGAGGCCACCCAGCGCTCCAAGCGCCTCGATGCCGCGCGCGCACAAATCGAGGTCTCATATCTCTCCTTCTGTTTCTTTTACTGTTGGATTCTTTTGGTTGTGTTGGGTCTATAATCTGTGAATTAGGCAAAAAGTTTTCCTTCTTTTCATGTAATGTCCGTAGCATTTGCTCAATGTAAGTTAGGTATGATTGTCTCCCGGAGAAGAATCTGTTTTCCATTTTGGGAGCAAATCTTGTGTATTTAGTGATTTCATGGGGAAAATTTGTCTTGGGGTCTGCTTTTGAAAAAGTTGGTCTTTTAGGGGTAGATTGGCTGAGTTGTCCTTCTTCCTGAGCGAACAAGGGATGATATGGTGACCCAATTAATCGAAAGTGCAGTTTTTTTGTAAAAGAAATAAGTGATGCTAATCTTTATGGATAATAATGTCGTTAATCTGGTTTGTTCGTTGATCATCGATTCAGTCGATAAATGTCTCTAGGGTTTCTGAACATGTTTGGTCATAATCTtggcaataaaaaaaatttcctttAATTTGTTCAATTTGCAGAGTCTTATCATAATAAGGTTATTTGTTCACTTTTAAGATGCTCTAAAATTCAAAGGGCCATGCATAGACTTTTGGGCCTTGAGATTTGGCCCCAGGTAAATCTAGCTTTGGTTATTTGGATTGGACAATCTTTATGCTTTTGTATCAGATGATACTGTTCAAAATTCTGGGTCATCAACTGCTTAGGATGAAGAGTTTCTATTTTTGTGTGTGTTTTGATAGTGATGGGTGGTGTAAGGCCATATTCACTTGAAGCTTCATACAATGTTTATAACTAATTTTTGTTCCCTTGACATGGTCGTTTGCCATCTTCAACAGTAAAATGCTTATCATTGAAAAATTATTCATCTACTTTCAATCTGTGACTCTATTGCTTGGCATCATTATTACTCTTTAGAGATGTTTGTTTACCTGATTAACAATATTGCTTCCCAAGGTCACCATGTGGTGGCTTGCATTGATGCCTGCCTGTTGTATCAGTCTTTTTGTGCACATAGAACTCATCaagtttattaataaattttgaggAGTAATATAGGAACTATGCTGAGAATGCCTAAATTCATCTGCTTTCTATCAAAGAATGCTAAACTGCACCTTTTTCTTGTTTCGACATATTTGCTTTTTGGTTGATCCTTGGGAActtcttttgttgatttttcttAAGATGAAAACCTAATTTATCTTGCAGGCAGAGCAACGAATGGAGGAAAGCATGCTTCTTGGAAAAGGGGTCATATTTTGTCGAACTCTTGAAGCTATACCTTTTAATGGGTTCGGAGACAAGATCAAACTGCCGCCTTCTTGTTTCCAGGAATTGTCTGATCAAGGGGCCCTCGATAAAGGCCCCATGTATTTCAGGCTGTCAGTGATTGATGAATTGGTGCCATCAGTTTCAGATGCTACTGACGAAGTGGAACATCCAGCAACTCATTCAGGAGTTTTGGAATTTACAGCTAGAGAGGGTTCAGTAGAATTACCTTCACATGTATGGAGCAATTTACTCTCTGGTGTCAGTCTCGATGTTCCTCTTGTTGAGGTGCACTATGTTAGCTTGCCCAAAGGTACATATGCAAAATTACAACCAGAGGGGATGGGCTTCTCTGACATTCCTAACCACAAGGCTGTCCTTGAGACAACTCTCCGCAGACATGCAACTCTTTCTCAAGGTGACATCATCACTGTCAGTTATGGAGAATTGAACTACAAGTTGAGGGTTCTTGAGACAAAacctgcttcaagtgtttctgtcCTAGAAACAGATATCGAAGTTGATATAGAAGGACATGATTCTGCTCAGGAGAGTAGTAGGAATCAGCCTGTACTTGCACCACTTGTTATTGGaaaggttgaagaaggaattgtTGAAGAAGGAACATTCAACTATTACAAGTTTTCTGTTGAGGCGGCCATGATTGATGAGGTTGCATCTGGTCATATGAATATTGAAGTAAAGATTGAGGCAGATGCAGGTGATGCTGATACCAATGTTTATCTATCTAGACATCCATTGATATTCCCAACTCAACATCGTCACGAATGGTCATCTCATGAGATGGGTTCAAAGGTTTTGACAGTCAGACCGAAGGATCCAAACCTGGTTGCTGGTACATATAGCATTGGTGTCTTTGGTTTCAAAGGTGTGACAAAGTATCGTATCTCTGTGGCTTTCAAAGACAATGTCAAGCAACAGATTGGGGGACATGCTACTGCTTCGTCACCAATTGATATGGAATCTGTGGAATGCCAAAACTGTAAACATTTTATATCCAGCTGGACCATTTTACTCCATGAGGCATATTGCTTTCGGCACAATGTTCTTTGCCAACACAATGGCTGTGGAGTTGTCCTTAGGAAGGAGGAAGCAGCGAGTCATGTGCATTGCAACAAATGTGGACAAGCTTTCCAACAGGGGCAGATTGAGAAGCACATGAAGGTGTTTCATGAACCAGTTCATTGCCCATGTGGAGTGATACTAGAGAAGGAACAAATGGTGGGTGAAT is a window from the Musa acuminata AAA Group cultivar baxijiao chromosome BXJ2-1, Cavendish_Baxijiao_AAA, whole genome shotgun sequence genome containing:
- the LOC103997384 gene encoding uncharacterized protein LOC103997384 — translated: MDFELRVAREKLEREQRARKERAKAKLERERRAKAEAARQRDAIEATQRSKRLDAARAQIEAEQRMEESMLLGKGVIFCRTLEAIPFNGFGDKIKLPPSCFQELSDQGALDKGPMYFRLSVIDELVPSVSDATDEVEHPATHSGVLEFTAREGSVELPSHVWSNLLSGVSLDVPLVEVHYVSLPKGTYAKLQPEGMGFSDIPNHKAVLETTLRRHATLSQGDIITVSYGELNYKLRVLETKPASSVSVLETDIEVDIEGHDSAQESSRNQPVLAPLVIGKVEEGIVEEGTFNYYKFSVEAAMIDEVASGHMNIEVKIEADAGDADTNVYLSRHPLIFPTQHRHEWSSHEMGSKVLTVRPKDPNLVAGTYSIGVFGFKGVTKYRISVAFKDNVKQQIGGHATASSPIDMESVECQNCKHFISSWTILLHEAYCFRHNVLCQHNGCGVVLRKEEAASHVHCNKCGQAFQQGQIEKHMKVFHEPVHCPCGVILEKEQMIEHQSSTCPLRLIMCRFCGDMVQAGSTPADARDRLRGLVEHESICGSRTAPCDSCGRAIMLKEMDIHVIAVHQKS